The following coding sequences lie in one Populus trichocarpa isolate Nisqually-1 chromosome 14, P.trichocarpa_v4.1, whole genome shotgun sequence genomic window:
- the LOC7466262 gene encoding NPL4-like protein 1 isoform X1: protein MMIRIRSRDGLERVSIDNPNITISQFKTLIQNQLQIPIHNQTLSTNQNLLLAKSPPDLLQFTDMSNPSTLLSSLNISHGSIIFLAYEGHRTIAGPAVHPAGSFGRKMTMDDLIAKQMRVGRQENPHCDSVSFDRDCANAFQHYVNETLAFAVKRGGFMYGTVSEEGKVEVNFIYELPQQGTEEILMLLRDSDEEKIVDAIAAGLGMRRVGFIFNQTIMHDKKDYTLSNREVLQAAELHAESELKEWVTAVVKLEVNEDGGADVHFEAFQMSDMCIRLFKEGWFETEIGEDVDPKLSIMKKDVVVGSKDVKEVDNDFFLVVIKILDHLGPLSTTFPIENRITQVTMRALRSHLDRAKNLPFVKRISDFHLLLFLAKFLDLNSDVPALAECVLTQTAVPEGYQLLIESMANTS from the exons ATGATGATTCGAATCCGCAGCAGAGACGGGCTGGAACGCGTCTCTATCGACAACCCAAACATCACAATTTCCCAATTCAAAACTCTAATCCAAAACCAACTCCAAATCCCTATCCACAACCAAACCCTCTCCACTAACCAAAACCTCCTCCTAGCCAAATCCCCTCCCGATCTCCTCCAATTCACCGACATGTCAAACCCTAGCACCCTTCTCTCTTCCCTCAACATCTCTCACGGCTCCATTATTTTCTTAGCCTACGAAGGCCACAGAACTATTGCGGGCCCCGCTGTTCACCCTGCTGGTTCTTTCGGCCGTAAGATGACAATGGACGATCTCATTGCCAAACAGATGAGAGTCGGCCGGCAAGAAAATCCGCACTGCGATTCGGTGTCGTTTGATCGCGATTGCGCTAATGCGTTCCAGCATTATGTTAATGAAACGCTCGCGTTTGCTGTTAAAAGAGGTGGGTTTATGTATGGAACGGTGTCGGAGGAGGGGAAGGTTGAAGTCAATTTCATATACGAGCTGCCGCAGCAGGGGACTGAAGAGATTTTGATGCTTTTGAGGGATTctgatgaagaaaaaatagtggACGCGATTGCGGCGGGCTTGGGGATGAGGAGAGTGGGGTTTATATTCAATCAGACTATAATGCATGACAAAAAAGATTATACTTTGTCGAATAGGGAGGTTCTTCAGGCGGCGGAGCTGCACGCTGAGAGTGAGTTGAAGGAGTGGGTTACTGCGGTGGTGAAGTTGGAGGTGAATGAGGACGGGGGAGCTGATGTGCACTTCGAGGCGTTTCAGATGAGTGATATGTGTATTAGGTTGTTTAAAGAAGGATGGTTCGAGACGGAGATTGGGGAAGATGTGGATCCTAAGTTGTCTATAATGAAGAAAGATGTGGTTGTTGGTAGCAAGGATGTTAAGGAGGTTGATAATGATTTCTTCTTGGTCGTTATTAAGATTCTCGATCATCTG GGCCCTCTTTCAACAACCTTCCCCATTGAGAACAGGATTACCCAAGTGACAATGAGAGCATTGAGGAGTCATCTGGACCGTGCAAAGAATCTTCCATTTGTGAAGAGAATTTCTGATTTTCATCTCTTGCTATTTCTGGCCAAGTTTCTAGACCTCAATTCTGATGTTCCggcattggcagagtgtgtgcTTACACAGACAGCAGTACCAGAAGGTTATCAGCTCCTAATTGAGTCCATGGCTAATACTTCTTGA
- the LOC7457974 gene encoding protein SLOW WALKER 1 has protein sequence MADLLVEQPQEITISKTFPTKPKLKSKPKTPSKTPESKYWSSFKSHQISNLISSIPSIDFSPISPHHFAAANSASLTLFSPHTLSPASTISSSDVVTSCSFRCDGSLIAASDLSGLIRVFDVKTRTPLRRLRSHARPVRFVKYPLLDKLHLVSGGDDSVVKYWDVAGESVVLDLYGHRDYVRCGDCSPTDGEMFVTGSYDHTVKLWDVRVDNKESVIEVNHGNPVEDVIFLPSGGMVATAGGNSVKIWDLIGGGKMVYSMESHNKTVTSICVGKVGKESGEEALQYRIFSVALDGYMKVFDYAKMKVTHSMRFPAPLMSIGFSPDCMTRVIGSSNGIIFAGRRKAKEDVGESKVGNFWALGSVEEPQRRALRPTYFRYFHRSQGEKPNEGDHLIMRQKKVKLAEHDKLLKKFRHKEALVSVLGGKNTENVVAVMEELVARRKLLKCVVNLDDEELGLLLGFLHKHSTMPRHSGLLTGLTRKVLEMRAEDIRASDALKGHIRNLKRSVEEEIRIQHSLQEIQGVISPLLRIAGRR, from the coding sequence ATGGCAGACCTTCTTGTAGAACAACCCCAAGAAATCACCATCTCCAAAACCTTCCCAACTAAACCAAAGCTAAAATCCAAACCGAAAACCCCATCAAAAACCCCTGAATCCAAATACTGGTCTTCCTTCAAATCCCACCAAATTTCAAACCTCATCTCCTCCATCCCTTCCATCGATTTCTCACCTATATCCCCACACCACTTTGCCGCCGCCAATTCCGCCTCCCTCACGCTCTTCTCCCCCCACACACTCTCTCCCGCCTCCACCATCTCCTCCTCCGATGTCGTCACCTCCTGCTCCTTCCGCTGCGACGGCTCCCTCATCGCCGCCTCTGATCTCTCCGGCCTTATCCGGGTATTCGATGTCAAGACACGAACGCCACTTCGTCGCCTGCGGTCCCACGCCCGCCCTGTTCGTTTTGTCAAGTACCCGTTACTAGATAAGCTCCATTTGGTGTCTGGTGGTGATGATTCTGTAGTTAAATACTGGGATGTTGCTGGAGAGAGTGTGGTTTTGGACCTGTATGGTCACAGGGACTATGTGAGATGTGGTGATTGCTCTCCAACTGATGGAGAGATGTTTGTCACTGGGTCTTATGACCACACTGTGAAGCTGTGGGATGTGAGAGTTGATAATAAAGAATCAGTTATTGAAGTGAATCATGGAAATCCTGTCGAGGATGTGATTTTTTTGCCTTCAGGCGGAATGGTTGCTACGGCAGGAGGGAATAGTGTGAAAATATGGGATTTGATTGGAGGAGGGAAGATGGTTTATTCTATGGAGAGTCATAACAAGACTGTTACTTCTATTTGTGTTGGGAAAGTAGGGAAAGAGAGTGGAGAGGAGGCTTTGCAGTATAGGATTTTTAGTGTGGCTTTAGATGGTTATATGAAGGTTTTTGATTATGCAAAAATGAAGGTTACTCATTCCATGAGGTTTCCTGCCCCGCTTATGTCAATTGGATTTTCGCCGGATTGTATGACTAGGGTTATTGGGTCTTCCAATGGGATTATATTTGCCGGGAGGAGGAAGGCAAAGGAGGATGTGGGAGAGAGTAAAGTAGGGAATTTTTGGGCGCTGGGCAGTGTAGAGGAACCGCAGAGGCGGGCTTTGAGGCCAACTTATTTTAGGTATTTTCATAGGAGTCAAGGGGAGAAGCCAAATGAGGGGGATCATTTGATAATGAGgcaaaagaaggtgaaattggcTGAGCATGATAAGTTGTTGAAGAAGTTTAGGCATAAAGAAGCATTGGTTTCAGTTTTGGGTGGGAAGAATACAGAGAATGTGGTGGCTGTGATGGAGGAATTAGTGGCGAGGAGGAAGTTATTGAAATGTGTTGTGAATTTGGATGATGAGGAGCTTGGGTTGTTGTTGGGCTTCTTGCATAAGCACTCGACCATGCCAAGACATTCTGGTTTATTGACGGGGTTGACTAGAAAGGTACTCGAGATGCGGGCTGAAGATATTAGAGCTTCTGATGCATTGAAAGGTCATATTAGAAACCTTAAAAGGTCGGTTGAAGAGGAGATCAGAATTCAACATTCACTACAAGAGATACAGGGTGTAATTTCTCCTTTATTGAGAATTGCTGGGAGAAGATAA
- the LOC7466262 gene encoding NPL4-like protein 1 isoform X2 codes for MMIRIRSRDGLERVSIDNPNITISQFKTLIQNQLQIPIHNQTLSTNQNLLLAKSPPDLLQFTDMSNPSTLLSSLNISHGSIIFLAYEGHRTIAGPAVHPAGSFGRKMTMDDLIAKQMRVGRQENPHCDSVSFDRDCANAFQHYVNETLAFAVKRGGFMYGTVSEEGKVEVNFIYELPQQGTEEILMLLRDSDEEKIVDAIAAGLGMRRVGFIFNQTIMHDKKDYTLSNREVLQAAELHAESELKEWVTAVVKLEVNEDGGADVHFEAFQMSDMCIRLFKEGWFETEIGEDVDPKLSIMKKDVVVGSKDVKEVDNDFFLVVIKILDHLHDSFRVV; via the exons ATGATGATTCGAATCCGCAGCAGAGACGGGCTGGAACGCGTCTCTATCGACAACCCAAACATCACAATTTCCCAATTCAAAACTCTAATCCAAAACCAACTCCAAATCCCTATCCACAACCAAACCCTCTCCACTAACCAAAACCTCCTCCTAGCCAAATCCCCTCCCGATCTCCTCCAATTCACCGACATGTCAAACCCTAGCACCCTTCTCTCTTCCCTCAACATCTCTCACGGCTCCATTATTTTCTTAGCCTACGAAGGCCACAGAACTATTGCGGGCCCCGCTGTTCACCCTGCTGGTTCTTTCGGCCGTAAGATGACAATGGACGATCTCATTGCCAAACAGATGAGAGTCGGCCGGCAAGAAAATCCGCACTGCGATTCGGTGTCGTTTGATCGCGATTGCGCTAATGCGTTCCAGCATTATGTTAATGAAACGCTCGCGTTTGCTGTTAAAAGAGGTGGGTTTATGTATGGAACGGTGTCGGAGGAGGGGAAGGTTGAAGTCAATTTCATATACGAGCTGCCGCAGCAGGGGACTGAAGAGATTTTGATGCTTTTGAGGGATTctgatgaagaaaaaatagtggACGCGATTGCGGCGGGCTTGGGGATGAGGAGAGTGGGGTTTATATTCAATCAGACTATAATGCATGACAAAAAAGATTATACTTTGTCGAATAGGGAGGTTCTTCAGGCGGCGGAGCTGCACGCTGAGAGTGAGTTGAAGGAGTGGGTTACTGCGGTGGTGAAGTTGGAGGTGAATGAGGACGGGGGAGCTGATGTGCACTTCGAGGCGTTTCAGATGAGTGATATGTGTATTAGGTTGTTTAAAGAAGGATGGTTCGAGACGGAGATTGGGGAAGATGTGGATCCTAAGTTGTCTATAATGAAGAAAGATGTGGTTGTTGGTAGCAAGGATGTTAAGGAGGTTGATAATGATTTCTTCTTGGTCGTTATTAAGATTCTCGATCATCTG CATGATTCTTTTAGGGTGGTCTGA